The proteins below come from a single Pseudarthrobacter sp. SSS035 genomic window:
- a CDS encoding amino acid permease: MTHSPVTDHTVPPQAHATESALHAEDQGYHKNLKPRQIQMIAIGGAIGTGLFLGAGGRLNAAGPSLVIAYAVCGFFAFLILRALGELVLHRPSSGSFVSYAREFFGEKAAFVSGWFYWINWATTTIVDITAAALYMNFFGNYIPWMAAVPQWAWALIALVVVLALNLVSVKVFGELEFWFALIKVAALVVFLVVGTYFVIFGTPVDGQPVGLSLLSDNGGVFPNGLLPMIILMQGVLFAYASIELVGTAAGETENPEKIMPKAINSVVFRIAVFYVGSVILLALLLPYTSYEKGVSPFVTFFGSIGIQGVDVIMNLVVLTAALSSLNAGLYSTGRILRSMSVNGSAPKFAGRMNKAGVPYGGIAITAGVSLLGVPLNYLVPAQAFEIVLNVASVGIIMTWATIVLCQIQLQRWANKGWLKRPSFRMFGAPYTGYLSLLFLVGVLVMVFIESPLTMLVTAIASVLMVFGWYACRARIREIAETRDGFTGTAPVVANPPAESFKK, encoded by the coding sequence ATGACACATTCCCCCGTTACGGACCACACGGTCCCGCCCCAGGCGCACGCCACCGAAAGTGCCCTCCACGCGGAGGACCAGGGCTACCACAAGAACCTCAAACCGCGGCAGATCCAGATGATCGCCATCGGCGGCGCGATCGGCACCGGCCTGTTCCTCGGCGCCGGCGGCCGCCTCAACGCCGCGGGCCCGTCGCTGGTCATCGCCTACGCCGTCTGCGGCTTCTTCGCGTTCCTTATCCTGCGGGCGCTGGGCGAACTGGTGCTGCACCGGCCGTCGTCGGGCTCGTTTGTTTCCTACGCCCGCGAATTCTTCGGCGAGAAAGCCGCGTTCGTGTCCGGCTGGTTCTACTGGATCAACTGGGCCACCACCACCATCGTGGACATCACCGCCGCCGCGCTCTACATGAACTTCTTCGGCAACTACATCCCCTGGATGGCGGCCGTCCCGCAGTGGGCCTGGGCCCTGATCGCCCTCGTGGTGGTCCTCGCCCTGAACCTCGTTTCCGTCAAGGTGTTCGGTGAGCTCGAGTTTTGGTTCGCCCTGATCAAGGTCGCCGCGCTGGTTGTTTTCCTCGTGGTGGGCACGTACTTCGTCATCTTCGGCACACCTGTGGACGGCCAGCCGGTGGGCCTCAGCCTCCTCTCGGACAACGGCGGCGTATTCCCCAACGGCCTGCTCCCCATGATCATCCTGATGCAGGGCGTCCTGTTCGCCTACGCCTCCATTGAACTCGTGGGCACCGCCGCCGGCGAGACCGAGAACCCGGAGAAGATCATGCCCAAGGCCATCAACTCCGTGGTCTTCCGGATCGCGGTCTTCTACGTCGGCTCCGTCATCCTGCTCGCGCTCCTGCTGCCGTACACGTCCTACGAAAAGGGCGTCAGCCCGTTCGTGACGTTCTTCGGTTCCATTGGCATCCAGGGCGTGGACGTCATCATGAACCTGGTGGTCCTCACCGCCGCGCTCTCCTCGCTGAATGCCGGCTTATATTCCACCGGACGCATACTCCGCTCCATGTCCGTGAACGGTTCCGCCCCGAAGTTCGCGGGCCGGATGAACAAGGCGGGCGTCCCCTACGGCGGCATCGCCATCACCGCCGGAGTGTCCCTGCTGGGCGTCCCGCTGAACTACCTGGTGCCTGCACAGGCCTTTGAGATCGTGCTGAACGTGGCGTCCGTGGGCATCATCATGACCTGGGCAACGATTGTGCTCTGCCAGATCCAGCTCCAACGCTGGGCGAACAAGGGCTGGCTCAAGCGCCCGTCGTTCCGGATGTTCGGCGCTCCATACACCGGCTACCTCTCGCTGCTCTTCCTGGTGGGCGTGCTGGTGATGGTGTTCATCGAATCCCCGCTCACCATGCTGGTCACGGCCATCGCCTCCGTGCTGATGGTGTTCGGCTGGTACGCCTGCCGCGCCCGCATCCGTGAAATCGCCGAGACCCGCGACGGCTTCACGGGCACGGCTCCCGTCGTCGCCAACCCGCCTGCGGAGAGCTTCAAGAAGTAG
- a CDS encoding aspartate ammonia-lyase, whose amino-acid sequence MTNLTTNPSAVETFPETRSEHDLLGDRDVPVNAYWGVHTLRAVENFPITGQPLSSNMHLVRGLAAVKLAAARTNRELGLLDAERGQAIEQACTDVMNGQLSEQFVVDVIQGGAGTSSNMNANEVIANRALEILGHPKGDYTRLHPNDHVNLSQSTNDVYPTAVKLGTIFAGRELLDALAELEEAFAAKALEFRTVVKMGRTQLQDAVPMTLGQEFGTYAITIGEDRLRLAEAELLIHEINLGATAIGTGLNAPAGYTEAACRHLAEVTGLPLVTAVDLIEATQDVGAFVHLSGVLKRVAVKLSKICNDLRLLSSGPRAGFGEINLPAVQSGSSIMPGKINPVIPEVVSQVAYEVIGNDVTITMAAEAGQLQLNAFEPIIVHSLHKSISHLEAACRTLTARCVRGITANTEHLRLTVERSIGLVTALNPHLGYATATAIAQEALATGKGVAELVLEHGLLTAAQLQELLSPERLANLSKQP is encoded by the coding sequence ATGACCAACCTGACCACCAACCCGAGTGCCGTGGAAACTTTCCCGGAAACCCGGTCCGAGCATGACCTTCTGGGTGACCGCGACGTCCCCGTTAACGCCTACTGGGGTGTCCACACGCTCCGCGCCGTGGAAAACTTCCCCATCACCGGGCAGCCCCTGTCCTCCAACATGCACCTGGTCCGGGGACTGGCCGCCGTGAAACTTGCAGCCGCCCGCACTAATCGGGAACTGGGACTGCTGGACGCCGAACGCGGCCAGGCGATCGAGCAGGCGTGCACCGACGTGATGAACGGCCAACTCAGCGAGCAGTTCGTGGTGGACGTGATCCAGGGCGGCGCCGGGACGTCGTCGAACATGAACGCGAACGAGGTCATCGCCAACCGCGCCCTCGAAATCCTCGGCCACCCCAAAGGCGACTACACCCGCCTGCACCCCAACGACCACGTGAACCTCAGCCAGTCCACCAACGACGTGTACCCCACCGCCGTGAAACTGGGTACCATCTTCGCCGGCCGGGAACTGCTGGACGCACTGGCCGAACTCGAAGAGGCCTTCGCCGCCAAAGCACTGGAATTCCGCACCGTGGTGAAGATGGGCCGCACGCAGCTGCAGGACGCCGTGCCCATGACCCTGGGCCAGGAGTTCGGCACCTACGCCATCACCATCGGCGAGGACCGGCTGCGCCTGGCCGAGGCGGAACTGCTGATCCACGAAATCAACCTCGGCGCCACCGCCATCGGCACCGGCCTGAACGCCCCCGCCGGCTACACCGAGGCGGCCTGCCGGCACCTGGCCGAGGTCACCGGCCTCCCCCTGGTCACCGCCGTCGACCTCATCGAAGCCACCCAGGACGTGGGCGCCTTTGTGCATCTGTCCGGCGTGCTCAAGCGCGTGGCCGTGAAGCTCTCCAAGATCTGCAACGACCTCCGCTTGCTCTCCTCCGGCCCCCGCGCCGGCTTCGGCGAGATCAACCTGCCAGCCGTCCAGTCCGGGTCCTCCATCATGCCCGGCAAGATCAACCCGGTCATCCCGGAAGTGGTCAGCCAGGTGGCCTACGAGGTCATCGGCAACGACGTCACCATCACCATGGCCGCCGAAGCCGGGCAGCTCCAGCTCAACGCCTTCGAACCCATTATTGTCCACAGCCTCCACAAGAGCATCTCCCACCTCGAAGCGGCCTGCCGCACCCTCACGGCACGCTGCGTCCGGGGCATCACCGCCAACACCGAGCACCTCCGGCTCACCGTGGAACGGTCAATCGGCCTGGTCACCGCCCTCAATCCCCACCTCGGCTACGCCACCGCCACCGCCATCGCCCAGGAAGCCCTCGCCACCGGCAAGGGTGTGGCCGAACTCGTGCTCGAACACGGCCTGCTCACCGCCGCCCAGCTCCAGGAACTCCTCAGTCCGGAACGCCTGGCGAACCTCAGCAAACAGCCTTAA
- a CDS encoding asparaginase — protein sequence MPAPALPAAQTAVPGTAAHAFLTGIDAANLPRHAPLVVATRDGLVESVHYGSAIATAADGSILATAGDPLAPFYPRSSLKPLQAVAMVRAGLNLPADLLALAAASHSGGAKHRGGTQRILAMHGLAVGDLENSTDLPYGTGEREDWLRTGFRATQLTQNCSGKHAAMAATCVINGWPVKGYLDPSHPLQQLIAATVTELTGEEAFARSTDGCGTPLFALTLRGMARAFGAIAAAATAVTIVSTSDDGGTAPLLAEAAVGLAMRQHPDMVAGDRRDVTDLMRLLPGSVAKDGFEGVQLVGLPDGRAVAVKISDGGDRARMPATVHVLESLGVDIAPIASIGTVPVLGGGHKVGLLRPTDFLPALTLSAPVNEAL from the coding sequence ATGCCTGCCCCTGCCCTTCCTGCTGCCCAAACCGCTGTCCCCGGCACGGCCGCACACGCATTTTTGACTGGGATCGACGCCGCGAACCTCCCCCGGCACGCACCCCTGGTGGTGGCCACGCGCGACGGACTGGTGGAAAGCGTCCACTACGGCTCGGCCATCGCCACGGCAGCCGACGGCTCGATCCTGGCGACGGCAGGCGACCCGCTGGCGCCGTTCTACCCGCGCTCTTCCCTCAAGCCCCTGCAGGCCGTGGCCATGGTCCGCGCCGGCCTGAACCTCCCCGCCGACCTGCTCGCCCTGGCCGCAGCCAGCCACTCCGGCGGAGCCAAACACCGCGGCGGCACCCAGCGCATCCTCGCCATGCACGGGCTTGCTGTGGGCGACCTTGAGAACAGCACCGACCTGCCCTACGGCACCGGCGAGCGCGAGGACTGGCTGCGCACCGGCTTCCGCGCCACGCAGCTGACCCAGAACTGCTCCGGCAAGCACGCCGCCATGGCCGCCACGTGCGTCATCAACGGCTGGCCGGTCAAGGGTTACCTCGATCCGTCCCACCCGCTGCAGCAGCTGATCGCCGCCACCGTCACCGAACTGACCGGCGAGGAGGCCTTCGCCCGCAGCACGGACGGCTGCGGGACGCCTCTCTTCGCCCTCACCCTCCGCGGCATGGCCCGCGCGTTCGGCGCCATCGCGGCGGCCGCCACCGCGGTTACCATCGTCAGCACCTCCGACGACGGCGGGACCGCCCCGCTGCTTGCGGAAGCCGCCGTCGGGCTCGCCATGCGGCAGCACCCTGACATGGTGGCCGGCGATCGCCGGGACGTCACGGATCTGATGCGGCTGCTGCCCGGCTCTGTGGCGAAGGACGGTTTTGAAGGTGTGCAGCTCGTCGGCCTGCCGGATGGCCGCGCAGTTGCCGTCAAGATTTCCGACGGCGGTGACCGTGCCCGGATGCCCGCCACCGTCCACGTTCTTGAATCCCTCGGTGTGGACATTGCGCCGATCGCGAGCATCGGCACCGTCCCTGTCCTGGGCGGCGGCCACAAAGTGGGCCTGCTGCGGCCCACAGATTTCCTGCCTGCACTAACCCTGTCCGCGCCCGTCAACGAAGCCCTGTGA
- a CDS encoding FadR/GntR family transcriptional regulator codes for MNLSDSRTAGHPAKPSGHQPPGAQRLDAQPLARLSAAEAVFNAIRADIESGTVAVGGKLSSEAMLSQQYGVSRSVIREALRSCTALGLTVTKTGKGTFVVANKVASDLTLGHYSARDLTEARPHIEVPAAGLAAQRRTDEELETLRQIVAAMTTETDPESWVALDSSFHAAIARASGNKVFASVVADIRGALAFQSETLNMVADRQHASDTEHQQILAAIEAGSAEAASIAMAEHLRAVGAALDSILNK; via the coding sequence GTGAACCTGTCAGACAGCCGGACAGCAGGGCATCCTGCGAAGCCCTCCGGACACCAGCCCCCCGGAGCCCAGCGGCTCGACGCCCAACCGCTGGCCCGTCTCAGCGCGGCGGAAGCTGTCTTCAACGCCATCCGTGCCGATATCGAGTCCGGCACCGTGGCAGTGGGCGGCAAGCTCAGCTCCGAGGCGATGCTCTCGCAGCAGTACGGGGTCAGCCGCTCGGTCATCCGCGAGGCGCTCCGCTCCTGCACCGCCCTGGGCCTGACCGTCACCAAGACCGGGAAGGGCACGTTTGTGGTCGCCAACAAGGTCGCCAGTGACCTAACCCTGGGGCATTACTCTGCCCGGGACCTCACCGAGGCCCGCCCGCACATCGAGGTTCCGGCAGCAGGACTGGCAGCGCAGCGCCGGACCGACGAGGAACTCGAGACGCTGCGGCAGATCGTCGCCGCGATGACCACGGAAACAGACCCGGAAAGCTGGGTTGCCCTGGACTCCAGCTTTCACGCTGCCATCGCCCGCGCCAGCGGCAACAAGGTGTTCGCCAGCGTGGTGGCCGACATCCGGGGAGCCCTGGCCTTCCAGTCGGAAACCCTGAACATGGTGGCAGACCGCCAGCACGCGTCGGACACCGAGCACCAGCAGATCCTCGCCGCCATCGAGGCCGGCTCCGCCGAGGCCGCAAGCATAGCCATGGCCGAACACCTGCGCGCCGTGGGCGCTGCCCTCGACTCCATCCTCAACAAGTAA
- a CDS encoding winged helix-turn-helix domain-containing protein gives MIHSLTVPEDADRPRDVRSRIIEHLARNGASKVSDISSAINSSRENVRYHLAALEAASLVRSNISPGTRGGCTPFYALLPAIARSRQPVP, from the coding sequence ATGATTCATTCACTCACGGTCCCCGAAGACGCGGACCGTCCCCGCGACGTCCGGTCGAGGATCATCGAGCATCTCGCCCGTAACGGAGCGAGCAAGGTGTCCGACATCAGCAGCGCCATCAATTCCTCCAGGGAAAACGTCCGTTACCACCTTGCGGCGCTTGAGGCTGCTTCGCTTGTCCGCTCCAACATTTCCCCCGGGACAAGAGGCGGCTGCACCCCCTTCTACGCCCTCCTACCCGCGATTGCACGGTCCCGGCAACCAGTTCCCTGA
- a CDS encoding glycoside hydrolase family 15 protein: MDAALLSLPIRNVISFNDPRMVSTTQAIAANLDAGNWLPFRYLPQESPDGLPGGEGAFLLCSFWLVDNLAGQGRLDEAHELYESLCSHANPLGLLPEQIHPDTGEFLDNFPQAFSHVGVLASGLRLLKAQRRNAAHS, encoded by the coding sequence GTGGATGCCGCGCTGCTGTCCCTCCCCATCCGGAATGTCATTTCATTCAACGATCCGAGGATGGTCTCCACCACCCAGGCCATCGCGGCGAACCTGGACGCCGGCAACTGGCTGCCGTTCCGCTACCTGCCGCAGGAGTCGCCGGACGGACTACCCGGCGGCGAAGGCGCCTTCCTGCTGTGCAGCTTCTGGCTGGTGGACAACCTGGCCGGGCAAGGGCGGCTGGACGAGGCACATGAACTTTACGAATCCCTGTGCAGCCACGCGAATCCCCTGGGCCTGCTCCCCGAACAGATCCATCCGGACACCGGGGAGTTCCTGGACAACTTCCCCCAGGCCTTCAGCCATGTGGGCGTGCTCGCCAGCGGGTTGCGGCTCCTGAAGGCCCAGCGCCGCAACGCCGCGCACTCCTGA
- a CDS encoding helix-turn-helix transcriptional regulator, which produces MADAFGDQLPSEVRSRRLALGLTQQDLADMAGVSERFVRFVEQGKPSIQLDSLLAVLDTLGLELRITTRTGKGARALAGQTSGQEPRR; this is translated from the coding sequence ATGGCCGACGCATTTGGGGATCAGTTGCCTTCAGAGGTCCGCTCGCGCCGCCTAGCGCTGGGCCTGACCCAACAGGACCTCGCAGACATGGCCGGGGTCTCGGAACGCTTCGTCAGGTTCGTTGAGCAGGGCAAGCCCAGCATCCAGCTGGATTCCCTGTTGGCCGTCCTGGACACGCTGGGCCTGGAGCTCCGGATCACCACCAGGACCGGCAAGGGTGCCCGCGCGCTCGCAGGCCAAACCAGCGGCCAGGAACCACGGCGATGA
- a CDS encoding type II toxin-antitoxin system HipA family toxin: MKHRVADIYKAGVLAARLERHDGGTRFSYVPAYLGSGGPAVASSLPLTGAPVDSAAGAAPPYFTGLLPEGRRLNALRRSIKTSADDDLSLLIAAGGNPVGDVQIVGHGEALDPDEHAVQLDPKLPVDFDKLLGDPDLIDPVALAGVQDKLSAGMISLPVASAGRRFILKLNAPEFPHVVENELVMFRYAARLRIPLSRVRLIRDVAGRPGLLVERFDRIPLPDGGPDDVRRLAVEDGAQVLKLYPADKYNVPYGQVCHALADYCSAPLPALRNLAVQGAFAWLSGNGDLHAKNVSMVQQPHGEWTIAPVYDIPSTVVYGDKTLALTLKGKRSGISRRHFLGWAKDLGLSDRTAAQVLELALKASGPLIADLEAGTAFAALGGPGKNDDGGSPFPDMVTRAWVKELKHRRRLLEG; encoded by the coding sequence ATGAAACACCGCGTCGCAGACATCTACAAGGCCGGCGTGCTCGCCGCGAGGCTTGAACGGCACGACGGCGGCACCCGGTTCAGCTACGTGCCGGCGTACCTCGGGTCCGGGGGACCCGCCGTCGCCAGTTCCCTGCCGCTCACCGGCGCGCCCGTCGATTCAGCGGCGGGGGCGGCGCCGCCCTACTTCACCGGCCTCCTGCCCGAGGGCCGCCGGCTCAACGCGCTGCGGCGCTCCATCAAGACCAGCGCCGACGATGACCTGTCCCTGCTGATCGCCGCCGGCGGGAATCCGGTGGGCGACGTCCAGATCGTCGGCCACGGCGAGGCACTGGATCCGGACGAGCACGCTGTCCAGCTGGATCCCAAGCTGCCGGTTGATTTCGACAAGTTGCTCGGCGATCCGGACCTTATTGACCCCGTGGCGCTCGCCGGCGTGCAGGACAAGTTGTCCGCCGGCATGATCTCGCTCCCTGTGGCCAGCGCCGGCAGGCGGTTCATCCTCAAACTCAACGCCCCCGAATTCCCGCATGTGGTGGAGAACGAGCTGGTGATGTTCCGGTATGCGGCCAGGCTGCGGATTCCGCTGAGCCGGGTCCGGCTGATCCGGGACGTCGCGGGCCGGCCGGGTCTGCTGGTGGAGCGTTTCGACCGGATCCCGCTTCCCGACGGCGGGCCCGATGATGTCAGGCGGCTGGCGGTGGAGGACGGGGCCCAGGTCCTGAAGCTCTACCCGGCGGACAAGTACAACGTGCCTTATGGCCAGGTCTGCCATGCTCTGGCCGACTACTGCTCGGCCCCGCTCCCGGCCCTGCGGAACCTCGCGGTCCAGGGGGCGTTTGCGTGGCTGAGTGGCAATGGGGACCTGCACGCCAAGAACGTTTCCATGGTCCAGCAGCCGCATGGCGAGTGGACCATCGCCCCGGTCTACGACATTCCCTCCACAGTGGTCTACGGGGACAAGACCCTTGCGCTGACCCTGAAGGGGAAGCGGAGCGGGATCTCGCGCCGGCACTTTCTTGGCTGGGCCAAGGACTTGGGATTGAGTGACCGCACAGCAGCCCAGGTGCTGGAGCTCGCCTTGAAGGCGTCAGGTCCGCTGATCGCCGACCTGGAGGCGGGCACCGCATTTGCCGCACTTGGAGGTCCGGGAAAGAACGACGACGGCGGCTCGCCGTTCCCCGACATGGTCACCAGGGCGTGGGTGAAGGAGCTGAAACACCGGCGGAGGCTGCTGGAAGGCTAA
- a CDS encoding uracil-DNA glycosylase has product MTIDWDEKKALLQEPNIAAVTQLCDELMEKKPGSVVPYIDPVHDEDECRIVSLHVSPGKGTESGFVSHFNDDEAARRATQIYELAELDPRYVMPWNAYPWVRDPELPSALNVQEKTDGLRPFRQFLKINRRVSAVIAHGTDASTFLTLFEKTYHSSLKNSGIKIYKASALGGRAFAVSEAKQEDLLAKSVDVYKDAMQRAGIQHL; this is encoded by the coding sequence GTGACGATTGACTGGGACGAAAAAAAGGCCCTGCTACAGGAACCAAACATCGCGGCGGTAACGCAGCTCTGCGATGAACTGATGGAAAAGAAGCCAGGGTCCGTCGTCCCCTACATCGACCCCGTGCATGACGAGGACGAATGCCGGATCGTCAGCCTCCACGTCAGTCCGGGCAAGGGCACCGAATCGGGGTTCGTCTCCCATTTCAATGACGATGAGGCCGCCCGCCGGGCCACCCAGATTTACGAACTTGCCGAGCTTGATCCGCGCTACGTGATGCCGTGGAATGCGTACCCGTGGGTGCGGGATCCGGAGCTTCCGTCGGCGCTGAACGTCCAGGAGAAGACTGACGGCCTGCGGCCCTTCCGGCAGTTCCTCAAGATCAACCGCCGGGTCTCTGCAGTAATCGCACACGGCACGGACGCCTCCACGTTCCTCACCCTCTTCGAGAAGACCTACCATTCTTCCCTGAAGAACAGCGGCATCAAGATCTACAAGGCCAGCGCGCTCGGCGGGCGGGCCTTTGCTGTTTCCGAAGCAAAACAGGAGGATCTCCTCGCCAAAAGCGTGGACGTCTACAAGGACGCCATGCAGCGGGCAGGCATCCAGCACCTCTAG
- a CDS encoding amidohydrolase, which yields MNNIVLCSVRQPGEVTVSDLHIVDGVVAGIRAGGGIPGGSRVVSLDGRYVIPGLWDEHVHMTQWALHSNRMDLSAAASAREAATAVGRYFRNADPSVTAVGVGFRDASWPDVPTLEMLDAATGNQPTALISHDLHCVWLNSAAARRYGMEVDAGGLLREELAFALTRELGKLPDSVVDRWVRDAADAASARGIVGVVDFEMTWNRDVWLRRIAGGFTSLRVEAGIYPEDLERAHNDGMRTGLELDGGKGLLRAGPLKVLIDGSLNTRTAFCVDPYPDGGYGLLTVSFDDLVSLLRRAREYGFVPGVHAIGDGANQVALDAFERAGIGGRIEHAQFVRTEDLARFGPLGVTASVQPVHALDDRDAAESNWGGRTQRAFPLRSLLDAGATLALGSDAPVAPLDPWAALSAATTRSRQDTRGPWHPQECISRGQALAASARGRSRIRVGDPADLVVLDTDPLAAPDSEFAAMPVAATLLAGRFTYDGGLA from the coding sequence GTGAACAACATCGTCCTGTGCTCCGTCCGCCAGCCCGGCGAGGTCACCGTCTCGGACCTGCACATCGTTGATGGCGTGGTGGCCGGGATCCGTGCCGGCGGCGGAATCCCCGGCGGCTCCCGCGTGGTCAGCCTGGACGGGCGCTACGTTATTCCAGGTCTCTGGGACGAGCACGTCCACATGACCCAGTGGGCGCTGCACTCAAACAGGATGGACCTGTCCGCCGCCGCATCCGCGCGAGAGGCTGCCACCGCCGTCGGACGTTATTTTCGCAACGCCGATCCTTCCGTCACGGCCGTGGGGGTGGGCTTCCGCGACGCCTCGTGGCCGGACGTCCCCACTCTGGAAATGCTCGACGCCGCCACCGGCAACCAGCCCACCGCCCTGATCAGCCACGACCTGCATTGTGTCTGGCTGAACAGCGCTGCCGCCCGGCGGTACGGGATGGAGGTTGATGCCGGCGGCCTGCTCCGGGAGGAACTTGCCTTTGCGCTGACCCGTGAGCTGGGCAAACTTCCGGACTCAGTGGTGGACCGCTGGGTCCGCGATGCCGCAGACGCGGCATCCGCCCGGGGCATCGTGGGCGTCGTTGATTTCGAGATGACCTGGAACCGCGACGTGTGGCTGCGGCGCATCGCCGGTGGATTCACCAGCCTGAGGGTTGAGGCCGGCATCTACCCCGAGGACCTGGAGCGGGCCCACAACGACGGCATGCGCACGGGCCTAGAGCTCGACGGCGGCAAGGGGCTCCTGCGCGCCGGCCCGCTGAAGGTGCTCATTGACGGCTCGCTGAATACCCGGACGGCGTTTTGCGTGGACCCATACCCCGACGGCGGCTACGGGCTGCTGACTGTCAGCTTTGACGATCTGGTGTCCCTGCTTCGGCGGGCACGTGAATACGGCTTTGTCCCGGGGGTCCATGCCATCGGGGATGGCGCCAATCAGGTGGCGCTGGATGCCTTCGAGCGCGCAGGGATCGGCGGCCGGATTGAACACGCGCAGTTTGTCCGGACGGAGGATCTGGCCCGCTTTGGGCCCCTGGGCGTTACGGCCAGCGTGCAGCCCGTGCATGCACTGGATGACCGCGACGCCGCGGAGTCCAACTGGGGCGGCCGCACGCAGCGGGCGTTTCCGCTGAGATCGCTCCTCGACGCCGGAGCCACGTTGGCGCTGGGTTCTGACGCGCCGGTTGCGCCACTGGATCCGTGGGCTGCGCTGTCGGCGGCCACCACCCGGTCCCGGCAGGACACCCGCGGGCCATGGCATCCCCAGGAATGCATCAGCCGGGGGCAGGCACTAGCGGCTTCAGCCAGGGGTCGGAGCCGGATCCGAGTCGGGGACCCGGCGGACCTGGTGGTGCTCGACACCGATCCGCTGGCCGCGCCGGACTCCGAATTCGCAGCCATGCCGGTTGCGGCAACGCTGCTGGCCGGCCGCTTCACGTACGACGGCGGCCTGGCCTAA
- a CDS encoding RNA-binding S4 domain-containing protein, with product MTIPPSSPASVRIDAWLWAIRAYKTRSAATASCRAGHVRLNGSPAKASATLVTGDTVTVRMSGFERILEVRRLIAKRVGAEAASHCFTDHTPPRPVAPALGLPQRDRGAGRPTKKDRREMERLKGSAT from the coding sequence ATGACCATCCCTCCGTCCTCCCCCGCCAGCGTCCGCATCGATGCGTGGCTGTGGGCGATCCGCGCCTACAAGACACGCTCAGCCGCCACCGCTTCGTGCCGCGCAGGCCACGTGCGGCTGAACGGAAGCCCAGCCAAAGCCTCGGCCACCCTGGTCACGGGCGACACCGTCACGGTGCGGATGTCCGGCTTCGAACGCATCCTCGAAGTCCGCCGCCTGATCGCCAAACGCGTGGGCGCAGAGGCCGCGTCGCACTGCTTCACCGACCACACGCCGCCAAGGCCGGTGGCACCTGCGCTTGGCCTCCCGCAGCGGGACCGCGGCGCGGGGCGTCCCACTAAGAAGGACCGCCGCGAGATGGAACGGCTCAAAGGCTCCGCAACCTAG
- a CDS encoding GntR family transcriptional regulator, whose translation MAGATASLLGLQKKSLREQALSALRAAITSGELEPGRHLVETELSEMLQISRGTLREALRQLEQEGLLSPGPRGRLSVRHLDEKEIRDIYSVRAALESLAARTLCELPDREHVITSLRAAIEAMAAAEKASLQERIESDLEFHRTLCRLTGNETLLHSWESLEGSIRMSIMFAGRDKGVKNMSVDRHYDIVTAIETGDASLARNTIREHMDTAAANLVA comes from the coding sequence ATGGCCGGAGCAACAGCATCGCTGCTGGGACTGCAAAAGAAGAGCCTTCGCGAGCAGGCCCTCTCGGCACTGCGCGCCGCCATCACCAGCGGCGAGCTGGAGCCGGGGCGGCATCTGGTGGAAACCGAGCTGTCGGAAATGCTCCAGATCAGCCGCGGCACGTTGCGGGAAGCGCTGCGCCAACTCGAACAGGAAGGCCTCCTCTCCCCCGGGCCCCGGGGCCGGCTTTCCGTCCGGCACCTGGATGAGAAGGAAATCCGCGATATCTACTCCGTCCGGGCAGCACTTGAATCCCTTGCGGCCCGCACCCTGTGCGAACTCCCGGACCGGGAGCACGTCATCACCTCGCTGCGGGCCGCCATTGAAGCCATGGCCGCCGCGGAGAAGGCCAGCCTGCAGGAACGCATCGAATCGGATCTGGAATTCCATCGGACCCTGTGCCGCCTGACCGGCAACGAAACCCTGCTGCATTCCTGGGAGTCGCTGGAAGGGTCCATCCGGATGTCCATCATGTTCGCGGGCAGGGACAAAGGTGTGAAGAACATGAGCGTGGACCGGCACTACGACATCGTCACCGCCATCGAGACCGGAGACGCCTCGCTGGCCCGGAACACCATCCGCGAGCACATGGACACCGCCGCCGCGAACCTGGTGGCGTAA